AACTAGGgatgtgcaaaaatatcgatacagctaactatcgtgatcgATATTTCGTTCTCTGCTATCGGTATTTTATAAACCGTCAAATTCCTCTGTGTGTGTCAAGCGACCTCCTctgccgctgctgtagttgtcactgtccagttgtctgccaTATACAGCCATTCGGTCAATGCCTCAGAAGTTagagggagtgagaaaatggcagaacatttaaaaacacctgcaactTTCAAAGAGCTGCAGGTgttcagctctattttttttttacatttttgataaaaatagaaaaattattgcaatgtatcgcaacatgcaaTGTATTGTACCGGCATGCGTCTCGTATCATGGTCCATGTATTGTGATACGTAtcgggaggcccttgccaatacccagccctataaTCAACTCACAATTACAACTGTATAAACAAACCACACTTACTGACAACTAATCagtcattaaagttaaaaaaatgttcaaATAGATTTCTTAAGAGTAAATTATGATGCGATTATGTGTAATTTACAATGCTTTACAAAAGTGACCAATCACAGCTGATCTACtgactaaacacacacacacaaaactaaaGTAACAGCAGGAGGTGAAGCCACCAAAAGTGTTCAAGCCGCGATATTAGTATCGGCCCAACTGATAGAGGGCGTCAAAATCATCATATAAATTCACTCAGTCCCACAAGATTagtttttaggatatgtgtatgtaaatgtagttacttctgatgttatttgcagtgttttatgtttttctcGGGCAGGATAAGTGATTTATTGATTGCGAGTGTGTCTGCTGTATTCTGTCAGTGTCACACAAATGCATGGACTTTAAAGACATACGgagttattattatatatagttGTAAAATGTGTCTTTATATTGCTCATAATCCATTGCTTTTTACATACATGGAACTTTGTATAGAAAATTAGTGTCCTTTTTTTATCGTTAAAGCATTCATGTatgaacaaaaacaatattctatagacagtttcagcagtaacaacataaacacgtggctttcgtggtcatcacgtaacttccggttaACTCTGCGAAgagtaaataacaacaaagtccttttaaagtagtttatttatataacaagcaaaataaacaacacgtacaTTACATAGGAaccaaaaacatttgttatttttgacgaggtatttgtttaagagttcaatTTCAGCAACttgtcagaccattaaacaaacagaaaccagaagtaaagttcagaccagacgctTATTGCATCACTGCACGTGCGCCCAATGAAACCGGCTATAACACAACATAACTGCATACCCAGTAAATTACTGTACAAGAtgacttaaagagcaccaaaTGGTActtttcctttggtgtgtaagtgtgtattagtacatgttaatgatatgcaaaagttacaaaccccaaagtaaacgatgacgggTTATCGTCttcaacttaaatctcttttcttggacacaacaacaaacacacagattgtaggcaacagtttacttcctgggattggattgtagtaaagaccgacattatcataattcctcccgcttcggactcacagcctgtaagttaactcctgttagcattgcattgcgagcgaatctttcaaacatggtaaggagcgtcacatttccggctgacgtcagaggtattcaggccaatacAACGTATGGATTAGCTGGTCAATCACGgaaagttttgtacaaaatccatgcgtttcaggaagtCAGGGAAatatggagctacaaaaatgtacggtatgtggaaaaccataaaccacacaaacacattgtattataccaaatacacaaaacaacgcagatttttttgtaatgaaATAGATGTGCTTTAAGTTTCATGTTTATACAGTGCTTAAAGCATACAtctttatttagattttatttatCACTAATACATAAGCTGAGCTTCTGATACGATCACTATTGTAATAAAGATCAACGTAAGTCACTGTTTAATACACAGCGAAATTAACAACTTTAAAGAAATAACTTTGTACGTGACATCTGCAATGTATGTACAGGGAGAATTtagatataaaaaaatattaataaagtacTGTTTAATCACTAAAATCTGCTAATGTCCTATTAATTCAGTTGTATGTTCAGACGTACCAATATGGTGGTGCAGTGGTTTTAATATTTTGACCTTAtgtgcaatccagtcatttatatatatatttatatatgtccCAGAAAATCGCAACgtctcattttttttcttttggacAGAAATGCAAACTGGACATTTTTTGTGAGATTCCGATGTAGTTAACCCCAACCCACAGACAAACTGATCTGAACTGACTGAAGGTCTTAAGAGGCTAAAAGGTTACAGTGACCCTGGATGACGTCATGGGGAACTTAATAAACCCCATGTCACAGATTCTGTCACAGGACAAAAGGCAAATTCAGCTACATTCGTCTTCCTCTCCGCCTCTCCAAACTGCAGCACATTCCAGCATCTTCCTACATACAGTGACTATGATCGACCCCTAAAGGCCCCGTACAGCGCCCAGGTGTCACTCAACACCGAGTACACAAATGATTGAGTTAATACTGTAGAAGCGGTGGTTTGTTAGTCAAGATGATTTCCTTCAGGGCAGTAAAACCTCAGAAGTGCATTTCTTCATGTCAATAGCACAAATACCACTATACATGTCAGTGCATGAATGACTTACTGTATATACACTATACTCACAAGTGTACATCATCTCTTGATATATTCTTACAACTTATAACATGCAAACTgttgaaaaatatataatgtaatgtaaagtgGATGCCATACTGAAAAATCTAGCTAAGACAAGCATAAGGTGGTaactggtttaagctggtcctcccagcctggcaaagctggtgggtcaggtGGTCTTCCAGCTAAGTCCAAcctaaaaagtgaccaaaacacagctagaccagcttaaaaagtgaccgaaACACAGCTACACAAGCTAAATCCAAGCTGGGAGATCAGCTAAAACCACCTGACcaggatttttcagtagggcgtTCAATAAACAAGACGTAAAGTCATCGAAACTTGTAAATATGATGACCAATAAACAGGTTATTAAACTGACATACTGTAACTAAATCTCCCAGTATTTGAGACTTTATATGTTTTATACACAAATGTGTCCATTGTGTTTATGTAAGTATTTGAATTATATATCAAAAAGCATTACAGGATGCAAAAAGAGAATTGTTAAATCCAACTGCGGGAAAGGTTATGCTGATGAATATTATTTAGGTAAGATGACGTCAGTCCATCAGGCCCAACTGATTGGCATTAAGCCGTTAGTGAGCTGACAAATAAACGAGTCCTATTTTGTTAAAGGCGTAGTCTGCAAATGTTAATTAAAGACGTGATTAGAAGGCTACGAAAGGCGTCAGTACAAACATATTAATATTCATTAATCAAACCCTGGTCGTAATAAAGCAAGAGTAGTGAAGGAGAGTTTCACTGGCTGTCAAACAGGTTATATAAACGTCTACGTCTCACCTTATAAACTTTCCCGAAAGCGCCATCGCCCAGTTCACCGATAATCTCCCACAGGTCGTATGGATTAATGTCACGATGCACGTGCTCATACTGCTTCACTCTCTTCTTCTTATCAAGAGTTGGAAGTCGCAGGATCTTGCTGAACTGTGCAAAAGCCATCTTAAAATCCAGACGCAGCCTCGAGTCTTGCTGAAAATCAGACCGACGAACAAGACGACTTCAGAAACGGTCAAAAGTATCCAGTACTCCACATCTTCGCCACTTAAAACCACAGATAAAACTGTATCGCAGTCCTCCACAGGTGAATTTAGACTGTTCACAGATCAGTGACACAAACTCACATGTTCACCTGTTCACTCGCTGCCACTGCTGTGCTGATgatgctggtggtggtggtatgCGTTTAAGAGATACACTGAGCCACGCCTACCCCGCTGAGCCCCGCCCATGTCACTCACCCACAgcattatgggatttgtagtttCTCTACACGTGTTATCCGGGCTTTAGTCACAAACAGGCGCATAATCATTTAGCGGTCCTTATGAATCTAGCATTCTTTCTTTTGATattgatatttaaaataaatcaagtCAAGGTACACAGAGAAACTGATGAGTTCAGGACAGAGAACTAACCGAAACTCTAACCGAGAAAAATAAACCAACTGTTGCACACAACCTCCACCTAGCGGTTACATGCAGTAACGAGTATGCCTATTATTTCATCAAGTTTGTCactattacattaaaaataatatgtaaTAATTTACATATGGTGAAGGCCTGGCTGTTACCTCATAAGTACTGCATCCCCAATAAGTCCaaagaaattcattttaagGTATTATATACTGTTAATGATACTGTGGCAAAATATATGGATGTTGACAACTCTTGCTcattttgtggttttgtggaaatgaagaaaaacactgacccatttattttttcattgtgACAAAACTCAAAATTTTTGGAAAAATGTATATTCTCATTTAAGTAAACCTTGATTCTTCAAAatccttccagttaaaagaaatAATTTGCTACTGTGAAGGTTAACTGTTAActtgttcatttatatatatatatatatatataatcataCTTATTTATCTTTCTGTTATCGTATTTTATTTGTGAAACTTTACATATATAATCTGTATGTTTTCATTCCTGTAGAGGTTTTTTGTGTATTCTGTATcttttgttaaatgttttgaagcataaaaaaatgataatatGTAATAATTTACATGGTAAAACTACTTACATGTAAAGATGAaatgaaagaaataaagaaaattttaagaaataaatataGCTAGTTAAATGTCCTGTAGTGTGACTTTACTCCATCAAAAAATTTTcatgaaattattttaaacatgttttatttttatataaacatttaagatACATATTTAAGATAATGTGACACTGCACATGAATTTTATGCTGATTTGCACTATTAGATAATATTGCACTATATTATGAAATATATAGTTTGAAATTATTTACAGTAAAGTAACTCAGTGCTTGCTTgttcatttattacattttattggaACTTGACACTATACAACTCAACATATGGAGAAACAGTGTCAAATAATGACTGATCTACATCTGTTTCCATGATGAATAACATCACCCTCATccaaatgctttattttaaccTGTCCATCTTCTGCGCTGTAATGCTGCACAGTTATTAGAGGTGAAAACCAAGTCCTGAAACACATTAACAAGCATTTCAAActcactgaaataaaataaaagcattcagaatataaaatgaACATGACAATTGTTGTGGTcaaatgacaaaaataaaaatgcttgtCCTACCCCATGACATTTTTGGGATATGATGATATAGAGCTGCCTGATCAAACCATCCAGGGTATGCACATTCCTATTTGTACACCGCCGTTCTCGCAGGTTACCCAGTTCAGACAGATAAGAGTTCATAGTGGACATCACACAGGCGTTCTGTCATATAATAAGTGTCATCTCAAcacatttacatactgtatatactgtacatacatacatatatatataaaatacaatgtCTTATGTGtttagaaatgtatttaaaagcaATTTATATCTGCAGATGTGTCTTCCTGACTTACATGAACATCAATGTACAGGTCAGGCAGATGAGCTGTGCATCTATACTGTAACAGAAATCAGAATATAAGAGCAATGATAAGTGTTCTCATATCTGAGACTTTTGTAAGACTTACAGTGTAAGGGTCTCGTTTAATGTCCTCCGCTCTTCTAGTGATCTCTTTAGCCATGGTCAAGACTTTGCTATAACAGGTCGGTGGTATGGGGTACGGCTGAGCCCAAGCCACGGGTATCAGGACCAGAACCAGCCATGTGTACGTGTATGCGAGCATGGTGACTGCCGTCTAAAAAACCTCACTGCTCATCACTGCATTTATACTCTGCAGATTTAAACATGTTGTGTTCATTACAAACACATGACATGATATATGAACCAATTAAGTAGGAATTCACATCATTCTTCTAGCCCATTTCTTATAATTATGTTGCTGGTGTTCGTTCAGCTAGAACAACAAGTTTGTAAAGAGAAACAAGTTTAGTAAAGGACAAACCTTTAAAAGATAATCCtccaaaaaacatattttcccAACTCGGGCACAAAAccattcatcaaaataaaaaaaagtacaacattatttattttttttgcaagaGAGCCTTTATTGTATTGTTATGGGCAATATGTTTGCATTAGATAAGTAAAGCAAGAAATAGTTTCTTAAAAGTTTTCCTAATAGTataaaatctcttttttttaaaccatcaaTAGATTTGTAATTTAATCACTTTGGATTATTTTTTTTCATCCTAAAAAATCTATTTGACAATTCATTAAAAGTAATTGATGCTGTTAATTCCTTTGTCGTAGTCTTGTCTTTCTACAGCAATGACTTCAACAATGACCTTAATAACAAGAACATCGTTCAACATTAAtttatgtaacatttaattTCCCTTCCATAAACAAAATGACCCTGTAACGGGGTGGTAACTGATGTGGTGGGGTGGTTCACGTGACAGGGTGGTATGAACAAAATGTTTCTCTAAATGAACTGCTGGTCTTAAACTTTACAAACTGGGGGTACTGGAAACATAAAATTTTTACAAAGATGTattataagtctcaggtgtgtccAGAATGTGTCTCTAAAATTTCAGCTCAAAacaccccacagatcatttattatagcatgtccaaaatcacAATTTGGTTGAGAGCAAaaaaagtgctgttttcatgtgtgtacctttaaattcAAATGAGCTGCTGCTACTCACCTTACCACCTTGTGGGTGATTTGAGAGCACGAAGAGCGTGAAGGATACACATGTGCATCCTTTTCTGTATAAGGGATATTTTTCGAATGAAGGACTCAGTtcttggctgaaatttcgaggatcctcgacattgtaACAGTCCTTCAACGGATGTCGATGAcatagcatcctcgaaattctggcttccgaggatccttccttgacattgagaaatggCCAGTTGCTGTTTCTCAATCGAaaggggaccaattgtccccacaaagataggaatacaaGTATTTTtatgaccttgtggggacattttgaggtccccatgagaaaAACAACAGTACGTATGtgtcaaaaaacaacacattagtgttgattctgggacaacacactaaatgcgttgtcccaaaatccacacatctctgtgttattattgaaacaacacattttgtgttacttttaacacaaaatcaacacaaaatgacacataatgtgctaaaattacacataatgtgttaaaagcttaacacaaaagctgtgtaaaaaatgaacacatcttTTCTAAGAGtgaagcttataaatcaaacagaatgatgttcctTGAAAATCTGAAGTAGcaaaaagttttctgtgatggttggggttagggtttgtCTTAGGGTAAGGGAATAGGATATatagtttgtacagtataaaatgcattacgtctatggaatgtccccacaaaacatggaaaccagaatgtgtgtgtgtgtgtgtgtgtgtgtgtgtgtgtgtgtgtgtgtgtgtgtgtgtgtgtgtgtgtgtgtgtgtgtgtgtgtgtgtgcgtgtgtgtgtgtgtatgtgtgtgtgtgtgtgtaagagaaAGAGTGAGTGCGAGTGTGAGTATCATATGTTAACAAGAACCCTTGAATTAATAACATTCAGCTTAAAAAAAACCCTTTAGGACATTTTTTTATGCCTTATGCATCTCATCAAATGTTGTGCACTCATTTCGTAGAATAACCTCAACTTCTGGAGATCTCAAATACTTAAACCAAGACTAACTGTATTCACGCTGAAATACACCAGCATATATTTACTATAAAATGAATGTAGATTTGACCAGAACAGTAATCTGAGCTTATATAgtgctatttatcatcatttaatatttttttaatagttgAATAAGTTAACACAACAtctgttttaaagaaaataatgaGCTTCATAAATGTTACGTATCTGCTtgtctttactgtatgtttagtttcatgtggTCACATGCAGTTACATTTTGATACGTTTGATACGTGAGTGCAGTACAGAAAATACAAACTGCTACAGCAAGTGAAATAAATGTCTTGAAGACCATATACAATCTGGATATATTTGTCAGGAGTCAGGACATTAAACCTAACAGATAGACAGAGAAATAGGCAGAATTTGATCTATGGACAAACTGTGCAGGTGATTGAAATCATTCAGTGTTTAGCACCAGAGGGCAGCATAACTTTGCAGCACTTTATTGCTTTTAAACCGAGTTTGACCTTCTGTGCTAAGAACAAAATAACAGTTTAGCTTCTGATTATAAAACAGATCTAATATAAAAATTAACCTATATGTGCTGTGTTAGTCTATTTAGTCAAAAGTCTTGTCTTGTCCACTTATAAATGCTAGTTAAGCTATTAAAAGAGCTGTGTATGCACGAGGCATCTAATCTTGTAAAGTACTCTGCTGTGCCAAGAGTGTAATGGTGATTTGGCTTGAATGTGAGAGATCCTATCACATTTACTTACTAAACACTCACAAAGACCAATGACCCACAGCAAATTCATTATAGCCTAATGTGTCGATATCAGGAAGAATGATAaaatacgtatattaaagtcCTCACTATGACCTTCATGTCATCACATCCTTAACAATAATGACTGATGAGGGTTGAAATGGTTGCACATGTCAGCCTCCAACACATTCAGTTTCTATTCATATTGAACTCATACAAGTTTGTTTAATGTgaagtaaaatatattttcatttatgtaACCTCAGCATACAGTGTGAGGTGTCCTGACACAGACAGACATTATTCGTCTGTGAGGTCTCTCTTTTTGTATGATTTTGATGTCACATGAAAAGAAAATGCCTTCCTGAATGTTGTTTATAACACTAGTTTTGATGAGCACAACAAAATTAAAAGCACAGCTATACTGATATGACTGATCTGTGATCAGACAGGTGAGATATGCGATGACAGGAGGTTATATCAGGATGCTGCATGTGTACGCGTGTGTGCGCGCGGCTGCGTGCGCGTCAttgattctctctctctctctctctctctcgctctctctctctctctctctcggcaTTGCGGTGCAGAAGTTGTGCGGGATAGTCTTCATGTATTTGTCCCAACATTCTCATTTAAACTGCGTCTGATCTAGGATCAGTTATGGCTTTATCAGCGGAGCTTTGAATGATACGGTGATGTAATACGGtaagtgtatgtttgtgtgtatataGCGCTATAAACACTGTGTGATCTTCAGCTACaggtctgtctgtgtctgtgtctgtgtgtttatgtATGTTTACAGACAGTTATTATGTGTAGTCACACTGACTCGAGTTTATGTATGTTGGTCACATTTAACTGCAGATACAGAATAATATGAGAGAATAACATATTACTTAATAATTATGCATTACAAATTCTTGTTGCTTTTGTAAATGTTTCTATGTTAGCCTAGATATACTGTTTCCTAGACATTGATGCTAGTTGTCTCAATAAATTGGGTTTACTGCACGGACACATACTTTAAGTTTATACAAACTTTATCTACAAtacagcaaacaaacaaaaaaaacctaaaAATGTATCCTTTTTACAGATCTCTTACCATTAAGATACAGATGCATTGACAGTATGTGGGGCATGTTGTCACATAGAATAGTTCACCTCGGTTCGTTTATTTGACCCTTTGTTTTAATGTATACCAGTGTGGTTTTATTGACTTTAAATGATGATGGTAAAGTTTTAGTTTGAAGCCAAAATCATTATTTTAGGACAGCTTTGAATGATATGTTTGACAGTAACGTGGGTTTACATAACAGTAGCCTTCAATACTTCATTATCAGTTGTGCTTACATTATCAGTTCAGTCAGCTTGTGTCATCTGTTCTGTCTCAGGTCCATCTACTCATGAGGTTTAGATCCTCATTTAGGGATGGTTGTGTTTTTAAACTGAAGACATTCGCCTCTTGTGACACGATGGGACTAGGACAGTCCACTAGGACATCAGCCAATGATAACACAGCAGAGGGTAAGCATTCAATATATAATTACatcacaaataaattaaacagctaTCATGTCATGAGCAAATAActatcataataataatttacttGTGATGTCATTCCAAACCTATAAAACACTAAAGTAGATTTTTATGCAGCGCTTGTCATAACATTTCAGTTGATAGTGATGAGTGTTTAAGTATATTTGATTAACGGGATGAGTGCATGTTATTGGTTAGGTCTATTGAGCATATATCTTTTTTCCTTGGTTTATATCTTCTGCACTATTGAAGACTTTCTGTTTAAAAATTGCATTGTGTAATTGATATGGTATAGAAGTCATGAAGGAACAGTTTGTGCAAGACTGAAAATACTGTGTTTATTTACTCTTCTTCATAATGTATCTGTGTAACACAACCGATGCTGCTACAAAATGCAATTGgggtaaaacaataaaaacttaaaaCTAAAAAGTTTACTAAGCTTTAAAATAGAAGCCCATTGGTCCTTACATGTCTGGTAACTGATCGCAATGTGCCATGTACAGTCATAAAAGTTTCATTTGCTGACAGCACAACCAATGTTTCCTCCAGACGTGACTTTAATTTTCACTATTACTTTTATTGTAAGAGAATAATTTCTCCAAAGCAAACCACTATTCTGCCCTAACTTCGTTTTTGGTCGAAAAttaattattgatatttttaGGACATTCAAGACCTCCTTTATCATGTGGATAAGTATCTTGAgtccatttttttgttttttcaagaaaataaaaaccaagaagaaaataattgacaactAAAGTCACTAAAAAGTCTAaactttaaagtaatttttctGAGTTCTACACTATAGCGAGTTAAGgtcttttgcctttgtagggcaaTATTGTAGATGGTAGATCACAGCAGATAATGATTATCAGTATGAGTGTTGCTTGCACATGCAGACTTACagcttaaaggggtcatagcgtgaaaatctgactttttccatgttccataagtgctataattgggtccccagtgcttctatcaacctagaaaatgtgaaaagatcaacctagtaactttgtttgggtaagccattttctgcaagcatgtgaataattaggtcgttcagattttgcctgttttgtgaggtaggtatcaaggcgaattacaataataccgccccctttatctgcactatccaaccacggcactgccatttagagcagagagagagagaaaaaaaagtacttgacagcacaattgagtttcaattacaacaaaccaccaacaattgtgatcagtgtttgcatttcatccgctcatttgcattttaaaggacacacccaaaaatgtcaacacttttgctcaggcccaGAAATCagtaattttaacatgctataatgaAATATCTGTGGAGTATTATGCGCTTAAACTTTAAATACACactctagggacaccaaagatttattttacatcttaaacaaatctcataatatgacccctttaaggtctATCTGACTGACatgtaaagcaaccaatcacagttcAGCTTTGTTCCAGGTGGACCGTTAAAAACGTGACATGTATCCTGAACATCCAAAGTGTTTACAATGCTTTATGCATCAGAAGTTCAACTAATGTTGATTTTCAGATGGTTTTGTTGCTATTGCTTATTGCCCAGGTCTACAGTAGCCTATAGTCACTCATTACTGTTAATACGTGCCAGTAAGCATTCTACAAATTAAGTGAACCCATACAGTACCTGTGAATTTTGTAAACTGCAGTGCAAACAACCATCAAATATCTGTGCAGAACCTGAACCAGAACCAGGCTAATTACCACTTCTGAGATCCCTACAAGTGTGTGGCTTCTTATGAAAGTTGAGGAAGAGAAGTTTCAGATGTTTAGTCAATATCTGGATTGATTATAGCCCTGTGGTTGCTCACACTGTGATAAAATGTCACTTAAAGATTGGACATTTACTATTTAGGACATGAATATGACCCTTCTGGAACACAGTGT
This sequence is a window from Misgurnus anguillicaudatus chromosome 9, ASM2758022v2, whole genome shotgun sequence. Protein-coding genes within it:
- the LOC129424517 gene encoding cytokine-like protein 1, translating into MLAYTYTWLVLVLIPVAWAQPYPIPPTCYSKVLTMAKEITRRAEDIKRDPYTYRCTAHLPDLYIDVHNACVMSTMNSYLSELGNLRERRCTNRNVHTLDGLIRQLYIIISQKCHGDLVFTSNNCAALQRRRWTG